From the Clostridia bacterium genome, the window ATAGCAGCGATGAGATGGCAAGCACTCTTCCATTGCCACAGTGGTACTCCAGAATCTCCGGGACGTCGTGGGCTATGTGTATGAAGTTCTTTCGCACTGCCACAACACTGCCCTGGTTTGGATAATGCCCAGTGTATCCGGCCCGATAGTATGCCTTGCCAGGTCCCGACTGCCAAGTGTAGGAGCAGGAATCCATTCCCCTGAAGAGAGGATGGCTTAAGGCGCACTGGAATCCTTTGCGACGGACGAAATCCCATTTCCAGCCGTACCTCTCTTCCTCATTCCAGGCGCCTGAATAGACTTCGTCGAATGGTCTAGATTCAATGCCCAGGAGTTGCACAAGCTCACACGCGAGAAGCGACAGGAGGAGTCCTCCACCTTCCTTCAGGTAGCCGCCAATGCTGTCCAGCACATCCGATTGGGCCCGCACCGACAGCTTCCGAGCTGCGTGCCACCATAGAGCCGAGAATCTACCCAGGTCCTCCCGGCCCAAGGCATCCATCGCCACCGGCACGAGAGTTGGGAATCTGCAGAGCGCAGACCTCACCTCATCCGACTCCTCGCTCACTATCAGGCCGATTCTCGCGTCCATCGAACCCACGCCCTATATCCCCCCACCCGTAACAAGCACCGCAGGAAGGGCCTCCTCATTGAACGCACGTTCTTCTCCGTCCACTGAGACCATGTATTGATGCGCCAATGAAGAATCGTACCGCACTTCGATGCTGTGCCCGCGGTAATCGAGGTTCGTTAACTCAAACCGTTCGGCTCGGGGCGGAAGCGGAGCAAACCGCAAAGAGCCATCAGACGCAGGCCTGAGCCCCACAATGTACTTGAGGATAAGGTCCACCACCCACGAGTGCTGATAGTCGTCGATTCCCCTGTATGAACACTCCTGCCCAGAGAATGGGTTGTAGTGCTCGAAGCAGTTCGGCCTTCTGTGATCACCGTCGTAGAACATCATTCTTATGAAGCGCTCTACGAACAATGCGGCTGCCCTCTGTAGCTCGACATCGCCGAATCTCTGTGCTGAGATTGCGAGCGCTTCGGCAATATGACTGTTAGTCATCGGCCATACCCGGCCGTTCCACGGACAGTTGTGTCTCTTGCCCTTCCAGTCAGCATACTCGCTCGACAAACAGTCCTTAAGGCTGAGCGACGGCGCGGGGAACGGAGTCCAGAACTCCTCCGGGTCAAGGAGGTTTCTCTTCAGTCCATGAAGGTGCTCTTCACTCACGATATCGGTGAAGTACGGATAGAAGCACGTCGCCGTCCTGACCTTTGTCCTCGCCAGGGTCCCGGGATCCACGTCGTAGAACATCTCGTCCTCTGGATCCCACATCGTCTCCACAACAGCGTTCCTGATGCGGATACTCTCTCTCTCCCATTGCTCCGACTCGCTTGCGTTGCCCAGCATCAGCGCCATTTCGGACAAGGCCTTCTTGATGCTGTACACATAAACCGTCACGTCAACGCCCTTGAGCCGGAACTGCTGATCCATACTTCCGCCATCTTTGTCCGCGTCCTGACACACAGCTGTGTACCTGCTCGAGTACTCCTGCCCCGTCTCATAGTGGTTGACAATGTCGTACAGGCCGGTGTTCTCACGGTCTCTATCCTTGTCCAGATAACGCACGTACCGGCTCAGGATCGAGTAGCTCTGCGCGATGAACTCCATATCGGGGTGGAGTTCGTCAACCCCCATAGCTGCGGTTCCCCAATCCGCATGGTAAAAGAACGTGGTTGGCGACATCTTCACCGGGAACAGGTGCCCCCGGAAGCAGCCTTCATCGTTCTGATGCTCTCCGAAATTAAGCAGGCATCCGTGAGCTATCGATGGATCCCGCATCCAGCGAGTCTCGCGCATGTGGCACTGAGCGCTGTAGCTAATGGGCATGTGGAAGTAGTCAATCCCCTCACACACCGCCGGGAATTCGTAGTTAGGCCGACCTCCCTTGATGGTCATCAGCCTCAGCCCGTACCAACGGTACCAGTAGTAGTTCTGTATGTACGGATCGGAAATGGAGAGGTGCGGAAGCGCGTCAAAGTACCGCCTCCAATTCACCTCGCTTACTGTGATCGGATCTGAAGCGCTGTTCAGGCTGGCAAGAAGGGCTTCGTGAGCCTCAGCAACGCTTGGGCATACTGCCGCAGCAACGCATATGGAAGCCTCTCCTCCTGCCCGCACATGCACAGGGGTGTGGATGCCCATGTAGAGCAACCCTTCATCGCCCGCGCCGTTCGGCCTGGTCCCGTCGGAGAGGTCACCGGCCCTTCGCATTCTCTCGTAGAACGGCGTAAGGCGCCACTCGGGCAGATTCGCCGTACGCTGGCTCCAAACGCTGGCCCTCGACTGGATCTCCTTGTTGATGCCAAGGCAAACACCAGCTTGGAACTGGCTTGCTCCTTTCCTCCCCGTCCTCGCAGTCAGCGTAAAGGATAGTCCATTCTCAATTGGCGTCGCCTCTGTGACCGCTCTGCCGATATCGTGGTCCACTTCCTGAGCAGTCCAAGCAACCAGACTCAACGAGCGGTCCCTGTCGCCGGAATTGACA encodes:
- a CDS encoding trehalase family glycosidase is translated as MDVLKDLERTDKWYLGGGSELIWAPPFPLYLDKPGFWDKASLYNCSIEPVFTYAFLDEESREIGLHATSRRWNPAVLTQLFTADGLDVVEEKAVLENGVLACRIRVVNSGDRDRSLSLVAWTAQEVDHDIGRAVTEATPIENGLSFTLTARTGRKGASQFQAGVCLGINKEIQSRASVWSQRTANLPEWRLTPFYERMRRAGDLSDGTRPNGAGDEGLLYMGIHTPVHVRAGGEASICVAAAVCPSVAEAHEALLASLNSASDPITVSEVNWRRYFDALPHLSISDPYIQNYYWYRWYGLRLMTIKGGRPNYEFPAVCEGIDYFHMPISYSAQCHMRETRWMRDPSIAHGCLLNFGEHQNDEGCFRGHLFPVKMSPTTFFYHADWGTAAMGVDELHPDMEFIAQSYSILSRYVRYLDKDRDRENTGLYDIVNHYETGQEYSSRYTAVCQDADKDGGSMDQQFRLKGVDVTVYVYSIKKALSEMALMLGNASESEQWERESIRIRNAVVETMWDPEDEMFYDVDPGTLARTKVRTATCFYPYFTDIVSEEHLHGLKRNLLDPEEFWTPFPAPSLSLKDCLSSEYADWKGKRHNCPWNGRVWPMTNSHIAEALAISAQRFGDVELQRAAALFVERFIRMMFYDGDHRRPNCFEHYNPFSGQECSYRGIDDYQHSWVVDLILKYIVGLRPASDGSLRFAPLPPRAERFELTNLDYRGHSIEVRYDSSLAHQYMVSVDGEERAFNEEALPAVLVTGGGI